The Lytechinus variegatus isolate NC3 chromosome 7, Lvar_3.0, whole genome shotgun sequence genome includes the window tatgtaatgcACTTTTAGAAGCTCAATGTTCAAAGTGTAAGCATCTATAAAATTCTTGACAAGAACAGTCATATGTACTGAACCATTAACTAGTGAGGGTAATTTGAAATGTCTGAAAGCTTATTGACTGTAATCCACTTTTAAGGTAACAACAGGAAATGCGGACACTTACGTTTTCAGGTGTgccttcttgttttttttttcttcctctcctctCAACATTCCTCTTCATCTTTCAACATGGATGGCTTTTATATTGCTGGTTCTGTATCTCTTTCTCAGAAAGTGGGTCAATCTTATTCCCCCATGATCTTTCAAGAagtgaaaaaaggaagaaaacagaaagaaaaaaaaataaaaaaatataaacatgagtTGTATGGGTCTTTGTATTATTACAGGCATTATGAGCACATAAAGAATTATTTTCTAATCTCAAGCTGTAATGTCACAAGTATGTAAATTTCTCATTATGGAAAGCAGTTTATGATGGACACCCCATGATTTGTTTCTTCAGAAACGAATACGAGTCATTAAATGGATAATATATGCAATAAACAGAAATTAATATGTTCAtgatatgttattattttttgttttcttaggGAGACATAATCACTTACTGTTTAGCCATGATGGGAATGAGGGTTTGCCCATCGATTGTACTCCTCAACATCCTCCTCCTTCAGCTTCCATTTGGACTTACTTCAAAGGGTACCATAACCAATGATAATGTTGGGACAAATTTAGAACTAACCACCATCAACTCCTTCTCGACTCCGTTTATTAACGAAAACAGCACCAGCAGCAACTACACAGTCAATAATAGCAAACCACAATGGCCAacaaatgaaacatatcagGAGAAAACCACAGTGTTGTCGGTACCAACGGACATGGATacaacctcatcatcatcatctttaccaaCAATGATGCAGGAAGAAGGAGACATATTGCCTACTACCAAAGCACCTGTTCCATCTATAACAGACTCAACTGCCTCTCCATTGGAGCAAACCTCCACCCATCTACCAGAAGATGTTACTGTCCCGTTTGGCGTGGCAGGTGATGAGGACTCAATTTGGGAATCATCTTGGGATGATAGTCCATGGAATGATGAGGGATTGGCAGATGATCTACGATGTAAAGCTTTCTGTATTGTCAACTGTACACAGAATGGGGTAAGTCTCAATTTTTTAACAttcaaaacaattaaaagaatataatttcttgccatgtattttttaagttattggAATTATTTTGGGGGTAGTAATTAATATAacttatttcaatataaaattacaGACATTGTTCAATAGTGTGCATTACTGATCCCCTCAATTtggtaataattatgataatggttTAGATTTCAGGAGTGTGTCAACTGTCCCAAGATACTCATGACGCTAGCTCTGCAAAAAAgaatatctaaaaataaagaaatgtaatCATAGATCTGGCTACATAGCGCATAATAGTATTGGAGATGGAAAACCATTGATATGCCTAACTGCATGCACAGCAGATACAATGGAGTAAAGTTATCTGTGAAATGATTAATTCATGAACATGATTAAAACATTTACAGTTGCTGAAAGAATAGTCTGTGTGAAGTATGAATTACTTCATAGATATAGAATTAGTATGGGAATTCTGCATAAATTCTTTAGCTCAAAGGTAAGGATTTTCACTTGTTTTGAAAAGACGTTAGTAGATTGAACTGTACAAGCATTGATCAATTCAAGGCTTTGAGAGGCAGGAAGGAAACTATGGATTGTCATAAAAtcaatggatttattttaagatGAGGTGCATGATGTCTCAAGTATTTATCTCTTTAGTGACCTTCAACATTTCAAGATTGTGGGCCCTCCCAttattattctaacattttgtgatCTTCGGTTGTTGAGCTTGTAgggaaatcattattttcacatCATAACACTTTCATCTTTCAGTGTTGTAGCACAGTATTCAGTACTGTCCTATATCTCTATGACTGACCCTAATCAACCTGTTATATTTTGTGTTGTTTTATTCATGTAATCCACTCTAAATAGTTATCTATATATTTCTACATGAAAATTAACATATGAAATAAGGCAATGACAAAATATAAGCCTTGAATCTTGAGATCATAGGGCATACTTAAAATGATACAgctgcattgatttttttttcagtcaaggTTAGATTTGAATAGTTCACATGTGTTAGacaaaatgaatttctttttcacCAAGAGATCACTAGTAGTTTCCCCTGATCTGAAAAAgattattgaaatacaaaaaatatttctttaaaagtcATGTTGCATGATGGAAACTAAAAGCATTTGTAACATTCATGCCTGCCTATGCTTAGTTATAGGTTGAAAATATTAATTGTATTGGATTATCAATCTACCGTTCCAGTCATACAAAAGTTTAGTGGTGTCATTTACAAGGGAGTGATGATTCTTAATGAAAATTTATAGTGCTCATTCTGATGTAATATACTTTCTTGGTAATGCtgatattcttttgaataggcACTATACCAACAAATTCAGCTCTTCTATCACAGCTTTAAAAGAACTTATAGTGAAATTGTCATTCTATTCCATGTTTGATAAATGGTTTTGCActaaaaagagagggagaatgAATTTTAGTCAGTGCCTGAttattttaaggacaagtccaccccaacaaaaagttgatttgaataaaaagataattatacatgcaaatgagggaactgatgacatcactcactcattttctcttttgtattttatcatatgaaatattctaggGTTCTatccattgtcatgtgaaacaaagttttgttttgttaacacattttcagcattactcctatttgtttaagatcagtatgctcgatctgtaatgaaaatcataagatcagtatgctcgatctgtaatgaaaatcataagatcataagtcagaaaaattggaaccagtgggattcgaacctgccatctaccgCTTTCcaggcagcgactcaaccaccaggctattctggttcacggctaagccacgatgaactggaattcaaatacccttgaaagttttctttttccatGGACATGTGGCATTAccattatttaacattttatggttcagttaagCTGGTCCTTATTTTAAAATCTgtataaaattaaatattgtataattcaaacaacaaaaacaaaagaaatagtgagggacatcatcaattctctcatttgcatgtgactattaaaattgtgcatataattattttgtgaaaaataatcggaacttcaaaatgtcataactttcttattttacatccaattttgataaaattttcaacattatgcttgtctgatttttctctattgattcaaatcgacATCATTCagaggtggacttgacatttgattttcaccaataaaattgATTCTAGATTGTAAATTGCatcttttacattatatttcactttatctgacaaaaaattgaaatcatgGCAATGAATGATTTCTAATTTTCCCAAACTAGATACAAGCTTTATGTACTTTTATGCTCACTTGCGTATATTGGCATTATATGGAATAGTTGTTCACATGAATACATCAAggattttcaaatttactgCTAAAGGTTTACAGTCAGACATTTAACTTGCATTGGTCATTCACATGTCCTCCCTGACCCTATACTCACGGGAGCATTTTTAGCTATGATTACTTCATTTTCTTGCAAAGTAACAGCAAAGTCTCTGCATCTTGTTGTAGATGTTCAAATTGGCTGAACCAGGTCAGGCAGTGACTTCAAAGACAGGCCAAATGGTAACAAAAACCTCTGTATGTGAGTATTtatttcacatggcaatgaaTTTATTCAGTGATTTGTCACGAATGGCATCCTTTCTCAGGCGTTGACGTAGCCATCAGGAAGAAATAGATACAAGGGATAACAACACTTAAACACAAGACTTAATGGGAAAATAGCAAAATTGTCTTGCATTCTTAGATGTGTTCATTCCTGTCTTATACATCGTAATATAAAGTATGTGAAAAGAATTTAATAGAATGATGTATATTAGATGTAAAACCATTTGTTATGGTGATGAGAGAGAAAAACGAACAACTATTATGTAGCTATGTACCTGAAGCCAAACTGGGGAAAGATAGCCTATACACACTATTTATATTACCAAGGAAATGATTGTTTGTCTTGTCCAATGAAATCAAAAGTGATAATTTGATTTATATACCGCAGTGGAAATGGTTTAATtagggaaaataatttttttctaagaaATATCACCTAAAAGTATCCAAAATTTgccaaataaatacaatacctTCTACCAGCTCAACAGCCTTTTTGTCTATGCTTACTTTTCTTGTGCTCTTAGGTTTTGTTTTCTTACATGAGTCTGACATGATATTATCTTAGATGGTACATGATGAATCATGTCCttgatatcaaagaaaatatatcgTATAACATACTTTGAGTTGTCCttcaaatttctattttttcagtGAGAAAACAATTATATATCTCATCATTTCAAGATTATGACATAGTCattgtgttttcttcttttacttGATAAAACCTTTTATCTTGTCGCGATAGAAAACTGCAGGTAATCAAAGTCGAAGGCCATGAGTTGAAATTAATTTCCAGGCTTTTAGTGTAGTGTCAAATGAAAGTTTTGgaaagaggatgatgatgattatgtgtGTGCAATATTACCAGGATGGAATTACGCGATAAATGAGGCAAGACATGTCGCATTTCAGAGTGACCATTCATCATGTTAGATTCATTGTATATCAGTAGATCACATTTGATCAGTGTAAATCACTTACTGCTTATAGCAGATATATTAACTGCATATTGGtcattggtgagatatgtagtCTAGTCTATTCCTGGGCAACCTTGTTTCCttaaatgaaaatgtcatcaaaatttgtattgtcTTATGTTCAATCCAAAGTTGATAGAttactttttcaaaatttattgcaaaattattCTGCATTTGTTATGAGGTATGTTACATGTATGGTGAAGTGCTAGGATAGGAAAAGTGATAGAGTCAAGACACTGGATTTTAGCAACTTCTcattatataatgtatatatatatatatatataaagtgcaatcaggcgcgtacgcaggatttttgaaaggggggggttttcgagctgatttttttttttaaatctcccgcccagtctctaaaaagtgatgagcgggggggaggtgatgattttttttttcttttttttcagcgctgcaaataagacaataacatttaagtggggatgggtatgtaacagtgcggtcatgacccgcgagcgagcagaaatgttctcgtttttgcgttgaaaacataacctttttgtcaatagtttgttggtatcatagtcgatgctacatgtccttcggatcgtagcactcatgatatggccaaccgcgtagccaggatttcattttggagggggcggtaaatgcacgcgaagcgtgccaacacttacagagcgcgcaaagcgcgctccctagggggtgggtgcagggagggggagtttccccctcccacgcaaagcgcgaagcttttagtgtttcataaattaaaatgaaaaggagccgtttctcttgtctctagtacctccaattcggttgactatattgcgattttgaaccttgttttcaaaagtgattgtaaacgcacaaaagaggtatacaatggaggaaattaaaatgataataactccgcgcgaagcgcggaagctaaagtgatttatcaatttttcttgccataaaaagggtcccgagaaaagggtattctcaaagatatattgaaactttctttggaaagatcagatttggttacaaacaatttagcatcagtgcatatttttaactcgcaaaacagaggagaagattggtagaggaagatattcctccccgcgatgagcaatgaaactctgaaatttcaaagggcggacgtttcatcaaatgtagatatctctaatacccaatcgtctctaattcaattgattttctaagattattgaacttcattacaaggaaaatagtgcgcataaagttgaaacttctgtgatttattgaaattatctatctatataataaaggatgattaatttttttgacttatcctgaagcgcttcattttgaaggtgacggcagaaactgatataaagattttacccgctcggagccgaccagaccagaagttgcgcgatcaattgaaaaaaaaagataacttcatacatttacttcggcctaaccttactcaaattcatgccctaatgtatacaattttaactttaactggcaagaagcacatagctgaggtggaaaaacagggttagagaaaaggtgggggaacaatggagaaattcaatattgtcatttaaccgcgcacagcgcggaagcaaaattcatatatgaatttaaagcaagaagagtgaaggagtttctcttttgagaaaaaaaataaagaataaatagaaaaaacacaaagctacctttcttccctttccttccttcccttttccttttctcctctccttttttcccttcttttttttctttttgggacgttggggggggggcgaccgccccccctggctacgcgcctggatatggccttgatcagaacactagaaacttgagaaatgtcatgaataattacgagcgagcggagcaagcgagccgaaatgtttgcgtttttccgtcaaaacatacaattcttctcaatagcttgttggtaatgattacatattagttgatgatacatgtccttctgctcgtaagtctcatgatatggccttgatcaagagactagaaacttaagaaatttcataaatgattacgagcgagcggagtgagcgagccgaaattttcgcgttttcccgtcaaaacatacaattcttgtcaatagtttgttagtaaatcaagtattagtcgatgctacatgtccttctattcgtaacactcataatacggccttgaacaggagactagatacttatggaatttcataaattattacgagcgagcggagcgagctaaccgacattttagcattttccgtcattttggttttcatattggtaaaacatattttgtaagaaaacgtatgtctttgtcttggttcacttgtattcataagtatacatcatgataatcatgtatggccttgttaatggcgataccgtgatcatgtcggcgaaaaataaaagatataataaaatggagcgagtggaaattttttctgtgtttttcgtcggaaacatgagattctgttcattattgctgtcatatacattattgggtaggggaactgtccgtaaccagaccaaggagttatcaggctcttgcccgataactccttgaccaaaccgacctctggggagacaagcaaaaaaaaaaaaaaaaaaacgaaaagggggggggtttgaacccccgaaccccccccttgcgtacgcgcctgagtGCAATCCTATATTCTTATTAggaaacaataaataaacatgcCATACAAGATCTGTtctataaaatattcaaatctcaTTATACACATCAAAAGTGcattcaaaaaatgattttaaaaaatagttatgTTTTTAAATAGCTGAGAGAGCAATAGTTTCATATCTAAACCTGACAGTTCACTAACCTTTTCACACTTCAGAAGAAGAATTCACTTTAAAACATACTCTTGGATTCAACGGCTATATGAACCCTTGCATGTAGATAAAGATGTCAGTAAACAGATTTAATGAGCTAGTAACAGGGGCTTTTCTTTGAATATAACTCATTGATTTTGTTGTCATATGAAGTTAAGCTGTAAGTGAAGAGTGCATCTCATCAATGAGTAGTCTTATTGTCTTTCACCAATTTCATGTTCTCTGAGGACTtacatttaatcattttatttgtaaatgagaagaagaaaatgggTAATTGCAACATCGTTTGATataaatttctcaaaaatataAACAGACCAGTGTAGGTTTATTCATGTTTGAATTAATTCTAATATAATTTAATGATATGATATTTTGCCTTGCATTATTGTTGTTAGATATGTTGTTAGATAACATTTACTGCAGTAGTCAGTAGGACAAACATGCATAAGCCAATTACAAAGAAACCCTGTTCTATTGTCATGACCTTGGAAAGAAAGCcttgaatttatttaaaaattattgtattttgctcaatttcataactttatgaatgtttcttctttttctaaAAGGTAAATACTACAAATCAAACATTTGagcattattatattcaaatgGTGAGTAGCCAGAAGTTTTATAGTTCAGGCAATAAAAACATCAATTTTCAAAGTGCAATCATTGGTTCAAATGACTTCATTAATACCGCTAGAAATCCCATAGGACTGCAATCATAAGTTATGTATTAATGCCTAAAGCTGTGTAGACGTTATGCAATCTTAGTAAAAACTCATTTGAGTAATGCTGTTCTGTGAGTATGGTGACCATGATTCTCTGTAGCCATGTTTACAATGGAGATTTTATCTGTGGCCATGGTTACAAAACAAAGTTATTACTGTTTTTAGTTACATCCGTTTTGTGAAGATCCTTTTCTCAACAAGATAGTTGTAGAAACTGTATATTTGTGGTTGACAGTATATAATATCAGGGCCAAGCATTTTCGTAATGtttaccgtgaaacctactacactattcttcctcgccatggaaaccttcagaagttacatcATTTCcttaatgattaaaataataataaattttaaacTGTACAGGAATGCACACCATGAAACTTGAATCAGAATAGACCCTGCAGAATCaatctaacccccccccccccccatactgTGTCCTTGAATAATTAGGAGAAAAGCTTTCAAGTGTTCTTGTTTTTTATCAGAGTGGTAGTGAGGAAGGTATTATGACATATGTAATTGCCCTAGTCGCCTCCTTGTTTATGCTAGTCTGTGTTTTATAGGAGAAGATGGATAAGAAATGGGATATAGATAATGGGATAGAAGCCTAGGTGTTACTGTGGGTCAGTATACATCATGGGGTATGGAGATTTAGGTGTTTGGGTTAGAGAGGGAAGGATCAATGATTATTAGAAATTATAATTATGTGATCCATTTAAAGGCGTAAGTTGCATTAATtttacttgaaataaaaatctgagCTTTAAGGTCTAACTTGTCACGTGTTTCTGTGATATGTCATAAAAATGAagaccagaaaaaaaaaccctgaagcAATGTGCTGCATGTACCAAGGATTCCCTCTACATAAATACAAATAGTGTGGTGGGGGGTAGCTTCTATCAGTCCTTATTGTTGAGCAATGCTTTCACTAAAAGGATTGTTCTGTTACATGTGTCActcattttctttattcttgtttttttagGTTGGGGGAAGTATAGAGAGAGTGGGGGAAGACCTGGACAAAAAATGGTGTAGAATACAGGACATTTCATATCATGTCAAATGCCTTCAAatttttgtaaagaaataaataactttcaaaatgaaagaaaatgaaagaataaaactAATGTAAAGTAAGAAAACAATTGATATTGTTTCTGCATGGCAGATAATAGATCAAACATAGAATAGGAGATAGAGGCAAAAGGgtatagagagaaaaaaaatgtgtcacAGCTTTCCAGTATTGAATCAAGCGATTAGATACTTTTTACTGTTGCAGTTTTGGGTTTGACTCTGCAAGGAGATGTGAAGATGTCAGTCATTCTCACAGGTGTGCAAATAacatgttttcttcttttcccttcgCTTTCACTCCTTCATCCCTTTATCGTGctaatgaaataaacaaatggcAGCATAACACAGCTGGGAGTCAATTAGAGTGAGACAAGACtcacaaaaaagaaataatgaaataagaacTTCATTCCTTAATGGTGTTGTCAATAGCCCCCAGCATCCAAAGTCAGTTTACTTTCCATCACCTTGTCAGACAAGATACGCTTAAATGCTGTATTGAGGATTGTTGAATTGCTCTGGAATTGTCAAATTGATGTGAATATCCCTTTTTTTACCATCCTAAACATTACCACAattcttttttcaaaacatgTTCCCATGGATGTTGGAGGTATTTGACATTATCTATTGTATGACGCTGCTTCTTACTGccatttattttaacaaaaacCTGAATCAAAAGCAAACACTTTCCAAGTTGTTTATCAAAACAGCAAGGCAGTAGTCAAATACAGGATCATTCCATTGtatttcattcttgtcatattCTTTATGTTCCATAAATGAACATTAATCGAAAAGACAAAATGCAGCAGAATAATCATGAATTTATTAGTGCAGTCTTACCAACAGTATATgggatttttcataaaataatgtttaatctGTAACAATGTGACCAAAGTTACATCTGACTGTAATATGGCCAGCTGAATGTGAAATTATGGGGAATCATACatttacaattacaaaaaatgcaaaatgcTAATTGTTACAAAGCAGTTCTTAAGTCACAAGGTAATTCCAGGAATGTGCATATATGCTTGGCTTCAACaattgaaaattattgaaaattttgtttgaagCCGCAAATTAAGGGCTTTATTAATTATAATGCCCCTTTTGTAAGTACTTTTAAAAGTCAAAGTACtacatttattattgatttgatAAACACCTTTTATGTTTAAAGGTATATTTAGCCAAATAAGATTTACAATTTGGAACAGTATAATGTATACAAGTTGTagtatattttaaaaagatataaaaagaaatattattgagtGGCTTTCTATATTTAAGTTATTTAAGTTAAACAATTCTTTATGTTATAGCATAAGGATGTTGTGATTTCAAAGGCAGCCACTGATAATTATGCCAAAAGCTAAGTTTGTAGTTAGACAGTTGCAATTCTTTGCTATTCATCTGTTACGTCTATTTTAACtgcaaatttatatttatttcaatatttaccaATTCATTATAGAATTTGTATACccttttattgtttgtaatgtATTTTACTGGCTATGTGTTCACATGTACAATGCAGTCAGCAACAGCCAATTATTGCTCTGccttaaagggggggggggggcaggactGACCAACACTTCTGTAAGTTATTGatataaattctgaaaatatatttcttttaggTATAGCTATTAGTAATATAGAGAAGCACAGGGAAGTTTGAAAACCAGTCTATCACTTAGGTTTATAATGTAATGAACTGACATCAGTCAACTGTTTTTGAAGAAACATCAGCATTTGATGTATGTGCCATTTTATTTTCCTAGCTTTTTTTCTCACTTGCCATAGGATATGGAAAGGAATGTAGATATTGAGGGATGAATAGAGAAGAGAGGAATAAAtgttaattttaattcaatccTGTGCTTGCTTTTCTTGCTTCCTGAGTGACATTCTCCATGAAGCTTAGATGTGATAATGGTAAGAGGGCATTGGATCATGAGAAACGTGACAGTCTACCTAGATAAATCTCATGTAACTGAAATGCCATTTGATGTAGATCTTGCATgtatttaagattttttttttaggggtggGGTAGGATCATTACATCG containing:
- the LOC121418013 gene encoding uncharacterized protein LOC121418013; translated protein: MMGMRVCPSIVLLNILLLQLPFGLTSKGTITNDNVGTNLELTTINSFSTPFINENSTSSNYTVNNSKPQWPTNETYQEKTTVLSVPTDMDTTSSSSSLPTMMQEEGDILPTTKAPVPSITDSTASPLEQTSTHLPEDVTVPFGVAGDEDSIWESSWDDSPWNDEGLADDLRCKAFCIVNCTQNGVSLNFLTFKTIKRI